In a single window of the Pseudogemmatithrix spongiicola genome:
- a CDS encoding cytochrome b N-terminal domain-containing protein codes for MLDREMPSGLTWWHTLGSATLTVFLLQAVTGAVLAMYYAPSPDHAYESIRYLEGQVHLGRVLRGVHNWGASAMVVLALLHMVRVFSFGAYKYPREANWVVGVGLLGLVMAFGFTGYLLPWDQRAYWATQVGTSIAGTVPGVGGAVAVLLRGGTQLGAETLTRFYALHVLWLPAAIIGLIGLHLVMIVRQGIAAPPRVLEEAAPARTDADDYAAHYDKTVGRAKRGGPRFWPDIIAKDAVVSLLTVAVIVGLAMVEGAPLEAPADPTDTSYVPLPEWYFLPFYQLLKLVPGSMESTVAVGIPAFLALTLLGLPFFDRSSRRHLRGRPLALAGLVAVLGGSALLLGAALGEIAPPSESPSGVALSSVERAGRATFQRQCAGCHVVGDEGGEEGPELTDIGTRHGSAWLHSFIENPQRFHPESEMSSFGPPTLSHQEIEEVARYLTTLRGPRGQTLPMAIADTFPEPSTPVR; via the coding sequence ATGCTTGATCGCGAGATGCCCAGCGGACTGACGTGGTGGCACACACTCGGCAGCGCGACGTTGACGGTGTTCCTGCTGCAGGCGGTCACGGGCGCGGTGCTCGCGATGTACTACGCCCCGTCGCCTGACCACGCTTACGAGAGCATCCGTTACCTCGAGGGGCAGGTCCACTTGGGGCGCGTCCTGCGAGGCGTGCATAATTGGGGTGCCAGTGCGATGGTCGTGCTCGCCCTGCTCCACATGGTGCGCGTGTTTTCGTTCGGCGCGTACAAGTACCCCCGCGAGGCCAACTGGGTCGTGGGTGTCGGCCTTCTCGGCTTGGTGATGGCGTTCGGCTTCACGGGATACCTATTGCCGTGGGACCAACGCGCGTATTGGGCCACACAGGTGGGTACCAGCATTGCCGGAACGGTGCCCGGCGTCGGGGGGGCGGTCGCCGTCCTGCTCCGCGGCGGAACGCAACTCGGAGCGGAAACACTGACCCGATTTTACGCCCTGCACGTGCTGTGGCTTCCGGCGGCGATCATCGGGTTGATCGGGCTGCATCTCGTGATGATTGTGCGGCAGGGCATCGCTGCGCCACCGCGCGTGCTCGAGGAAGCGGCGCCGGCACGCACGGATGCGGATGACTATGCGGCGCACTATGACAAGACCGTGGGGCGGGCGAAGCGCGGCGGGCCCAGGTTCTGGCCCGACATCATCGCGAAGGACGCCGTGGTGTCCCTCCTCACGGTGGCGGTCATCGTCGGTCTCGCGATGGTGGAGGGGGCTCCGCTCGAGGCGCCGGCGGACCCGACGGATACCAGCTACGTGCCGCTGCCGGAATGGTACTTCTTGCCCTTCTATCAGTTGCTCAAGCTTGTCCCCGGATCGATGGAGTCCACGGTCGCCGTCGGCATTCCGGCGTTTCTGGCCTTGACGTTGCTGGGGTTACCGTTCTTTGACCGTAGCAGCCGCCGACACTTGCGCGGCAGACCACTCGCACTGGCGGGCCTCGTTGCCGTACTCGGGGGCTCCGCGTTGCTTCTCGGCGCTGCCCTTGGAGAGATTGCCCCGCCGTCGGAATCGCCGTCGGGCGTCGCGCTTTCGTCCGTCGAACGCGCGGGACGCGCGACGTTCCAACGACAATGCGCCGGCTGCCACGTCGTGGGCGACGAAGGCGGGGAGGAAGGGCCGGAACTGACAGACATCGGAACGCGCCACGGGTCGGCCTGGCTTCACAGCTTCATCGAAAACCCGCAGCGTTTCCATCCCGAATCGGAGATGAGTTCCTTTGGGCCCCCAACGCTCTCGCACCAAGAGATCGAGGAGGTCGCGCGGTATCTCACCACACTTCGTGGGCCGCGCGGGCAAACACTCCCGATGGCTATCGCTGATACGTTCCCAGAACCGTCGACGCCGGTGCGCTGA
- a CDS encoding AlbA family DNA-binding domain-containing protein, translating to MRIDGASLSPQAWVGIVSACAIAGVLLLHPLTMVIYWFEFHPAHAASGTVANFVLERMVGVFQRRMVGMTGIFAALGVLLGLPAVVLTRAFTVRGDRIRSLELELNRGIPDLIAAGESEILEFKSSARWDRNTGKVSRAVEAAIVRTVAALMNHRGGSLLIGVSDNGEIVGIEEDLATLRRRDRDGFEAYLVGLLAHSLGAAVLRHVHVAFSRLEGKELCRVVVQRGRGPVYVMDGSTARYFVRTGNTSRELDAREAVLHTAGRQTEPES from the coding sequence GTGAGGATCGACGGAGCCAGCCTGTCGCCGCAGGCTTGGGTCGGCATTGTGTCGGCCTGCGCCATCGCCGGAGTGCTGTTGCTGCACCCGCTGACGATGGTAATCTATTGGTTCGAGTTCCACCCGGCGCACGCCGCATCCGGCACGGTCGCCAACTTCGTCCTTGAACGGATGGTTGGGGTATTCCAGCGACGGATGGTAGGTATGACGGGCATCTTCGCCGCGCTCGGTGTGCTCCTGGGGCTTCCGGCCGTCGTGTTGACCCGCGCATTCACGGTGAGGGGAGATCGCATTCGGTCTCTGGAGCTTGAACTGAATCGCGGCATCCCAGACCTGATTGCTGCTGGCGAGAGCGAAATCCTCGAGTTCAAGTCTTCGGCACGCTGGGACCGGAACACCGGGAAGGTTAGCCGCGCCGTCGAGGCGGCGATCGTGCGCACGGTCGCCGCCTTGATGAACCATCGTGGCGGCTCGCTGTTGATTGGCGTGTCAGACAACGGAGAGATTGTCGGAATCGAGGAGGATCTGGCGACGCTGCGCCGTCGCGATCGCGACGGGTTCGAAGCGTACCTCGTGGGCCTGCTCGCGCATTCCTTGGGTGCGGCGGTCCTCCGACACGTGCACGTCGCGTTCAGTCGGCTGGAAGGAAAGGAACTCTGCCGCGTCGTCGTGCAACGCGGCCGCGGTCCGGTGTATGTGATGGATGGATCGACAGCGCGATACTTCGTGCGCACGGGAAACACTTCGCGAGAACTGGACGCACGCGAAGCCGTGCTGCACACGGCCGGTCGCCAGACGGAGCCGGAATCCTAG
- a CDS encoding cytochrome b/b6 domain-containing protein, with protein sequence MSAVGRYRVATTCARCHEESQAAYAKSVHASAVQLGNPHAATCVSCHGGHDTEAVRGSEATAAALRRSAQDCASCHGDIRLAGDHGFTAAVVSDYRGSFHGLAAAIGDRRVANCASCHGNHDIRSAADSGARTHPANVGATCGSCHVGATATFAAGGIHHTPTTAGHRLVESVRAMYVVLIAALLTLMALHNVADWQRAWRDRRRRVAAEPAAMPHAADYLRFTRNERLQHWWLVASFVVLVLSGFALRFGWTLPVLGPSMGALLRAWAHRTAALALLAGGLYHLGYLALTVRGRALIGALLPRLRRVRDALCLAGCCLRLGPPSVPDWKELIQTLRYNIGVTDVRPRVGRFSYAEKMEYFALVWGTVVMAATGLVLWLEVPFLNRFPFWAFQVASVVHLYEAILATLAIVVWHFYFVMLRPDVFPLSKVMCTGRLSRDQMEHEHPRELEELEAAKSQRPDAGAVQT encoded by the coding sequence ATGTCGGCGGTGGGACGGTACCGCGTCGCGACAACCTGTGCCCGCTGCCACGAGGAGTCGCAGGCCGCGTACGCCAAGAGCGTGCACGCGTCGGCCGTACAGCTCGGCAATCCGCACGCCGCGACGTGCGTGTCGTGCCACGGCGGGCACGACACGGAGGCGGTGAGGGGGTCGGAAGCCACGGCCGCGGCCCTGCGGCGCTCCGCGCAGGACTGCGCCAGTTGCCACGGCGACATCCGTCTCGCGGGTGACCACGGCTTCACCGCGGCGGTGGTCTCGGATTATCGCGGTAGCTTCCACGGACTGGCCGCCGCGATCGGCGACCGGCGTGTCGCGAACTGCGCCAGTTGCCACGGCAACCACGACATTCGCAGCGCTGCCGACTCGGGCGCGCGCACGCATCCAGCGAACGTCGGTGCGACCTGCGGATCCTGCCATGTGGGCGCCACGGCGACGTTCGCCGCTGGTGGCATTCACCATACGCCAACAACGGCCGGGCACAGGCTCGTGGAGTCGGTGCGCGCGATGTACGTCGTGCTGATTGCCGCGCTCCTCACGCTGATGGCTTTGCATAACGTCGCCGATTGGCAGCGGGCGTGGCGCGACCGGCGCCGACGTGTAGCTGCGGAGCCCGCTGCAATGCCCCACGCCGCCGACTATCTGCGCTTCACCCGCAACGAGCGCCTCCAACACTGGTGGCTCGTAGCGAGTTTCGTGGTACTCGTGCTGAGCGGGTTTGCGCTGCGATTCGGTTGGACCCTCCCCGTCTTGGGGCCGTCCATGGGTGCGTTGCTGAGAGCGTGGGCGCACCGGACCGCGGCCCTCGCATTGCTCGCGGGTGGGCTGTATCACCTCGGCTATCTCGCGCTCACGGTCCGCGGGCGCGCGCTCATCGGCGCGCTGCTTCCGCGGCTGCGACGCGTTCGCGATGCGCTGTGCCTGGCCGGATGCTGCCTCCGGCTGGGCCCGCCGAGCGTGCCGGACTGGAAGGAACTGATCCAGACGCTTCGGTATAACATCGGCGTCACCGATGTACGTCCCCGAGTCGGACGGTTCTCGTACGCCGAGAAGATGGAGTACTTCGCCTTGGTCTGGGGCACGGTGGTGATGGCCGCGACGGGACTCGTGCTCTGGCTCGAGGTGCCGTTCCTCAATCGGTTTCCATTCTGGGCGTTCCAGGTCGCATCCGTCGTACATTTGTACGAGGCCATTCTCGCGACACTCGCAATTGTCGTGTGGCACTTCTACTTTGTGATGCTACGGCCGGATGTGTTCCCACTCTCGAAGGTAATGTGCACGGGTCGGCTCTCGCGCGACCAAATGGAACACGAGCACCCGCGCGAGTTGGAGGAGTTGGAGGCCGCGAAGAGCCAACGCCCAGATGCGGGTGCGGTCCAAACCTAG
- a CDS encoding BON domain-containing protein, with translation MSIRRMDAGYGAIRLGRLVAAGLSLSALALLLGCESGEEKLRERVDAALAADDSVGNYRFGLDADGGRMTVSGTVPDVAYRRRAVAIVTATSGVTDVIDRIVVAPVVPVDSTSAPAGARAPAPGGRMGHM, from the coding sequence GTGAGCATCCGGCGGATGGACGCAGGCTACGGGGCGATTCGACTCGGTCGCCTCGTGGCCGCCGGACTCTCGCTGTCGGCGCTGGCATTGTTGCTGGGATGCGAGTCAGGCGAGGAGAAGTTGCGCGAGCGCGTCGACGCCGCCCTTGCGGCGGACGATTCCGTCGGCAACTATCGCTTTGGTCTTGACGCAGACGGTGGACGAATGACAGTATCGGGTACCGTGCCAGACGTGGCCTATCGGCGCCGGGCGGTGGCCATCGTAACCGCGACCTCGGGAGTGACGGATGTCATCGATCGCATCGTGGTGGCGCCCGTCGTTCCAGTGGACTCGACGTCCGCGCCTGCCGGCGCGAGAGCGCCCGCGCCGGGCGGTCGGATGGGACATATGTAG
- a CDS encoding DUF5676 family membrane protein produces the protein MPSESSSLNVRAFGLAAGIVAATLSAICGVALLLAPDSTWTLAGYLLHADLSMVAPVVSWVGLVVSVLGWGLIASGAFAAAAALYNRYVAPER, from the coding sequence ATGCCATCCGAAAGTTCATCACTCAACGTTCGCGCATTCGGCCTCGCTGCGGGCATTGTCGCGGCGACGCTCTCGGCAATCTGCGGCGTCGCGCTACTGCTCGCACCGGACTCCACCTGGACGCTTGCGGGCTACCTCCTGCACGCGGATCTCTCGATGGTAGCACCCGTGGTCAGCTGGGTCGGCCTCGTGGTCAGCGTGCTCGGATGGGGGCTCATCGCCAGCGGCGCCTTCGCGGCGGCGGCGGCGCTCTACAACCGATACGTCGCGCCAGAGCGCTGA
- a CDS encoding c-type cytochrome gives MAIVAVAASVGSSRSSRAETLPVEGPAPYQGQDPAGRQLYQTNCRSCHGAVGVPPRLAVGRYPSIPNLSDPAFWENRSVDSVVVVLQRGIGRDMRAFTDKLSADEMRTVATYARSLARPR, from the coding sequence ATGGCGATTGTTGCGGTGGCCGCTTCGGTGGGCAGCTCGCGGAGCAGCCGGGCGGAAACCCTGCCAGTCGAGGGTCCGGCTCCGTACCAAGGTCAGGACCCAGCGGGACGGCAGTTATACCAAACCAACTGTCGCTCTTGCCACGGTGCGGTTGGCGTCCCGCCACGCCTTGCCGTGGGAAGGTACCCGAGTATCCCGAATCTCTCCGATCCGGCGTTCTGGGAGAATCGCTCCGTAGACTCCGTCGTCGTCGTGCTGCAGAGGGGCATCGGGCGCGATATGCGTGCCTTCACCGATAAGCTCTCGGCGGATGAGATGCGGACGGTAGCGACATACGCGCGCAGTCTAGCGCGCCCGCGCTGA
- a CDS encoding patatin-like phospholipase family protein — MLGGGGARGFAHLGVLRGLEHLGYRPQAIVGVSMGAIVGVAYALRQDWYAAVSRVKLPDLAGAHGRAAESGGPLRSAIRTLRMAASMAWDWGLGSHVREAGRAELRALLGHRRLEDARIPVAVSATDLRSGTRVVLKTGRADDAVYASAALAGVLPPLAMDDWLLADGAYSDLAPVDVAREFGLPAVVAVDAGALERADGIRNGYQALLRATEICHRQHAHLRFASADLTLRPRFVRFIDTLEFSARRECVAAGIRVVRAETPAIRRLLEGRRDA; from the coding sequence GTGCTGGGTGGAGGGGGCGCGCGAGGATTCGCCCACCTCGGTGTGCTCCGAGGTCTGGAGCACCTCGGCTACCGTCCCCAGGCGATTGTTGGCGTCTCGATGGGCGCGATTGTCGGTGTGGCATATGCCCTCCGCCAGGACTGGTATGCGGCGGTGAGCCGCGTGAAGCTACCGGATCTTGCGGGTGCGCACGGCAGGGCCGCGGAATCGGGCGGGCCTCTTCGCTCCGCGATCCGGACGTTGCGCATGGCGGCCTCTATGGCTTGGGATTGGGGCCTAGGTAGTCATGTGCGCGAGGCCGGGCGGGCCGAACTGCGTGCGCTCCTCGGGCACCGGCGACTCGAGGACGCGCGCATCCCCGTGGCCGTCTCGGCAACCGACCTAAGGAGCGGGACGCGCGTGGTGCTGAAAACGGGACGCGCCGATGACGCCGTGTACGCGAGCGCTGCACTCGCGGGCGTCTTGCCTCCCCTAGCCATGGACGACTGGCTCCTTGCGGACGGCGCGTATTCCGACCTCGCGCCGGTCGATGTGGCACGCGAGTTCGGTCTCCCGGCGGTGGTCGCCGTGGATGCCGGGGCGCTCGAGCGTGCCGACGGGATTCGTAATGGGTATCAAGCGCTCCTGCGAGCCACCGAGATCTGCCATCGTCAGCACGCGCACCTTCGCTTCGCTTCGGCTGACCTCACGCTGCGGCCGCGATTCGTGCGGTTCATCGACACGCTCGAGTTCTCCGCTCGCCGGGAGTGCGTGGCGGCGGGCATTCGCGTCGTGCGCGCGGAGACGCCGGCAATCCGCCGGCTTCTCGAGGGCCGACGCGACGCCTAG
- a CDS encoding copper-translocating P-type ATPase, with protein sequence MFRQKFWLSLILTIPVVVWAEHIQDLLGYTAPSFPGSDRLPALLGTVIFFYGGLIFLRGAWTEIRSRLPGMMTLISLAITVAFVFSAVVELGFIEAEALWWESSTLITIMLLGHWIEMRSISEASGALQELAKLIPDMAHRVVEGGEEDVTVGQLRAGDTLVVRPGESIPADGIVRKGRSDVNEAMITGESRPVTKDEGVEVIAGTINGTGSLRIEVTGTGDKTKLSGIMRLVSDAQRSKSRVQHLADRAAQILTVVAIVAGAVTFAVWQYLGAPIDFALTRVVTVLVISCPHALGLAVPLVVAISTTLGVHGGLLVRDRRGLEEARLLDTVIFDKTGTLTLGEFRVVDLGVRDGIVPDEALTIAAAIESESEHPIARGIVKTAADRSLVLPTVEGFNAIPGRGVEATVHGTPYRIGGPALLEQLGADVPDVLRTAAEKASARGQAAIYLLSGSAAIAVFVVADAIREESRAAIAALHAAGIEVAMLTGDAEPVAMAVAADLGIDTVFARVLPEDKASRVRALQAQGKKVAMVGDGVNDAPALATADIGIAIGAGTDVAVEAGHIVLVRSDPRDIPRLVALSRATYRKMIQNLWWAAGYNIVAIPLAAGALSAWGILLTPAMGAVLMSVSTIVVAINAQLLRRAEL encoded by the coding sequence ATGTTCCGCCAGAAATTCTGGCTCTCGCTCATCCTCACGATCCCGGTGGTCGTCTGGGCGGAGCATATCCAGGATCTCCTCGGCTACACCGCGCCGTCGTTTCCGGGATCGGATCGACTGCCAGCGTTGCTCGGGACGGTCATCTTCTTCTATGGCGGGCTGATCTTCCTCCGCGGTGCGTGGACCGAGATCCGCAGTCGATTGCCCGGGATGATGACCCTCATCTCCTTGGCCATCACCGTCGCGTTCGTCTTTTCCGCCGTCGTGGAACTCGGCTTCATCGAGGCCGAGGCGCTGTGGTGGGAGTCGTCGACGCTCATCACGATCATGCTGCTGGGGCACTGGATCGAGATGCGCTCAATCTCCGAGGCCAGCGGCGCGTTGCAGGAACTGGCGAAGCTGATCCCGGATATGGCGCACCGAGTCGTCGAAGGCGGCGAGGAGGACGTCACCGTGGGCCAGTTGCGCGCCGGCGACACCCTCGTGGTGCGGCCGGGCGAGAGCATCCCCGCGGACGGCATCGTCCGGAAGGGACGCAGCGATGTGAACGAGGCCATGATTACTGGCGAGTCGCGACCGGTGACGAAGGATGAGGGTGTTGAGGTGATTGCGGGCACGATCAACGGCACCGGATCATTGCGCATCGAGGTCACGGGGACGGGCGACAAGACGAAGCTCTCCGGAATCATGCGTCTCGTCTCGGACGCGCAGCGCTCGAAGTCTCGGGTCCAGCACCTAGCGGACCGGGCCGCGCAGATCCTGACGGTCGTTGCGATTGTGGCGGGGGCCGTGACGTTCGCCGTCTGGCAGTATCTCGGCGCGCCGATTGACTTTGCACTCACGCGCGTGGTGACGGTGCTGGTGATTTCCTGTCCGCACGCGCTGGGCCTCGCGGTGCCACTGGTCGTGGCGATATCTACGACGCTGGGCGTGCACGGCGGGTTACTGGTGCGTGACCGTCGCGGACTCGAGGAAGCTCGGCTTCTCGATACCGTCATCTTCGACAAGACGGGAACGCTGACGCTCGGTGAGTTCCGCGTCGTGGACCTCGGGGTCCGCGACGGGATTGTGCCGGACGAAGCGCTCACCATCGCAGCTGCGATCGAATCCGAGTCCGAGCATCCAATTGCCCGTGGAATTGTGAAGACGGCCGCCGACCGCTCGCTGGTGCTCCCGACCGTCGAGGGGTTCAACGCCATCCCGGGACGCGGCGTCGAGGCGACCGTGCACGGCACGCCGTATCGGATCGGCGGGCCAGCCTTGCTCGAGCAGCTCGGCGCCGACGTGCCGGACGTGCTTCGGACCGCGGCCGAGAAGGCATCCGCGCGCGGGCAAGCAGCGATCTACTTGCTGTCCGGCAGCGCGGCGATTGCCGTTTTCGTGGTGGCCGACGCGATCCGCGAGGAGAGCCGCGCAGCCATCGCCGCGCTACACGCGGCGGGCATCGAAGTGGCGATGCTCACCGGGGACGCCGAGCCCGTCGCGATGGCGGTAGCTGCCGACCTCGGGATTGACACCGTATTCGCCCGCGTCCTCCCGGAAGACAAGGCATCACGCGTCCGCGCCCTCCAGGCGCAGGGCAAGAAGGTCGCCATGGTCGGCGATGGCGTGAACGACGCGCCGGCCCTCGCCACGGCGGACATCGGCATCGCAATCGGCGCCGGCACCGACGTCGCGGTCGAGGCCGGACACATCGTTCTGGTGCGTTCGGATCCGCGAGACATCCCGAGGCTCGTGGCGCTGTCGCGCGCGACGTATAGGAAGATGATCCAGAATTTGTGGTGGGCCGCCGGGTACAACATCGTCGCGATCCCGCTCGCGGCCGGTGCGCTCTCGGCGTGGGGCATCCTGCTGACGCCTGCGATGGGCGCGGTGCTGATGTCGGTGAGCACGATTGTCGTTGCGATCAACGCGCAGCTTCTACGCCGCGCAGAGCTCTGA
- a CDS encoding TIGR00730 family Rossman fold protein, which translates to MHRIAAEASHAFEALAGVRNGVTVFGSARAAPEARWGVVAREVSAALAAAGFTVITGGGPGLMASANQGASESGAQSVGLTIELPLDEPPNPFLTLRVPFHYFFLRKLALVRYSCAFVILPGGFGTLDELFEALNLRRTNRLESFPIILVGTAYWRGLVDWLRETAVHAGTLSLEDVEALTVTDDPAAVVAEVAHCHATLCRRLGVAHASPAA; encoded by the coding sequence GTGCATCGCATTGCGGCTGAGGCGAGTCATGCCTTCGAGGCACTGGCCGGAGTCCGCAATGGCGTCACGGTCTTCGGTTCCGCTCGGGCCGCGCCAGAGGCACGCTGGGGCGTCGTCGCGCGCGAAGTGTCCGCCGCACTTGCGGCCGCCGGATTCACTGTGATTACGGGTGGTGGCCCGGGTCTGATGGCCTCCGCAAACCAAGGCGCATCGGAGAGCGGTGCGCAGTCTGTCGGTCTCACGATCGAGTTACCGCTCGACGAGCCGCCCAACCCCTTCCTCACGCTTCGCGTACCGTTCCACTACTTTTTCCTCCGCAAGCTCGCGCTCGTTCGGTACAGCTGCGCGTTTGTGATCCTTCCGGGTGGGTTCGGGACGCTCGACGAGCTCTTCGAGGCGCTGAACCTCCGACGCACGAACCGTCTCGAGTCGTTTCCAATCATTCTCGTGGGAACCGCGTACTGGCGTGGCCTTGTGGACTGGCTGCGTGAGACCGCCGTCCACGCTGGGACGCTCTCGCTGGAGGACGTCGAGGCCCTTACGGTCACCGACGACCCGGCGGCGGTCGTGGCTGAGGTCGCGCACTGTCACGCGACATTGTGTCGCAGGCTCGGCGTCGCGCACGCATCACCCGCAGCCTAG
- a CDS encoding periplasmic heavy metal sensor — MSGMSGMSGMSGMMGMMNMDKGEMGMPPAGMRMPMGASGGAAAGGMGGMGGMGGMGGMGGMGGMGGMGGAAKPPTDSAATGMAAMPGMPSAAGSSAPASVSQIPGNAGSSHLNHIGATGFFLDQPQLQLSASQQTTLNGIKSRALLARAESERQVQKAEEELWALTGSAQPDATAVEAKVREVERLRAGARLDFIAAVREATNVLTAAQRRTLLGTAP, encoded by the coding sequence ATGTCGGGCATGTCGGGCATGTCGGGCATGTCGGGGATGATGGGAATGATGAATATGGATAAGGGCGAGATGGGAATGCCGCCCGCCGGCATGCGGATGCCGATGGGCGCCTCCGGCGGCGCCGCGGCGGGCGGAATGGGCGGAATGGGCGGAATGGGCGGAATGGGCGGAATGGGCGGAATGGGCGGAATGGGCGGGATGGGTGGTGCCGCGAAGCCGCCGACCGACTCAGCAGCTACCGGAATGGCGGCAATGCCTGGGATGCCGAGTGCGGCTGGCTCCAGCGCCCCTGCGTCGGTCTCGCAGATTCCCGGCAACGCCGGGTCCTCTCATCTCAACCACATCGGGGCGACGGGATTCTTCCTCGATCAACCGCAGTTGCAACTCTCGGCGTCACAGCAGACGACGCTGAACGGCATCAAGTCCCGGGCGCTCCTCGCACGTGCCGAGTCGGAGCGGCAGGTGCAAAAGGCCGAGGAAGAGCTGTGGGCGCTCACCGGATCTGCACAGCCCGACGCAACCGCGGTGGAGGCAAAGGTCCGAGAGGTCGAGCGACTCCGAGCCGGCGCGCGACTCGATTTCATCGCGGCGGTTCGGGAGGCGACAAACGTGCTGACGGCCGCGCAGCGTCGCACGCTACTCGGGACCGCGCCGTGA
- a CDS encoding DUF4198 domain-containing protein has protein sequence MSAKRWSRSFRYRSVVLAVLILGIGVLPAFAHDFWLVPIGFRLAPGDELVVLGQTSSAFPASESALSRERVADARVLDAAGETRIVDFEASGNSLRLRHRPTGTGQRMVVVSTVPRSVRESAAGFRRYLELEGAGAVLARLEREGRVPRDSVTRRYAKYAKTFVEVGEGGPRAWSRIVGQPLELLPLTDPSVLHPGDTLRVRVLFGGQPLSGVRLEAGVVSRPADANLNALAGQERHGTFITDGQGVLHIPIDRGGLWNLRGLHVADAPAGSGADWDTHWVTLVFLVMH, from the coding sequence GTGAGCGCCAAGCGATGGTCGCGGTCGTTCCGGTACAGATCCGTCGTTCTCGCCGTGCTGATCCTCGGCATCGGCGTCCTTCCGGCCTTCGCGCACGACTTCTGGCTCGTTCCGATCGGCTTCCGGCTCGCCCCCGGCGACGAGCTGGTCGTCCTCGGCCAGACCAGCAGCGCCTTCCCGGCGAGCGAGTCGGCACTGTCCAGGGAGCGCGTCGCGGACGCACGCGTGCTGGACGCGGCCGGCGAGACACGCATCGTGGATTTCGAAGCCAGCGGGAATTCGCTGCGATTGCGTCACCGCCCGACGGGGACGGGCCAGCGGATGGTTGTGGTGTCGACGGTCCCGAGATCCGTGCGCGAATCGGCGGCGGGATTCCGGCGCTACCTCGAGCTCGAGGGAGCGGGCGCCGTGCTGGCGCGTCTGGAGCGGGAAGGACGCGTGCCTCGCGACAGCGTGACGCGACGCTACGCCAAGTACGCCAAGACGTTCGTCGAGGTGGGTGAGGGTGGGCCTCGCGCGTGGTCCCGAATTGTGGGCCAACCGCTGGAACTCCTGCCGCTGACTGATCCGTCCGTGTTGCACCCTGGAGATACCCTGCGCGTGCGTGTGCTGTTCGGCGGGCAACCGCTCAGCGGCGTCCGCCTTGAGGCCGGTGTGGTCAGTCGGCCTGCGGACGCGAACCTGAACGCGCTGGCGGGACAGGAGCGGCACGGCACGTTCATCACCGATGGCCAAGGGGTGCTGCACATTCCGATCGATCGCGGCGGCCTCTGGAACCTGCGCGGCCTGCACGTGGCCGACGCGCCGGCCGGGAGCGGCGCGGATTGGGACACGCACTGGGTGACGCTGGTGTTCCTCGTGATGCACTGA